A single Vanacampus margaritifer isolate UIUO_Vmar chromosome 14, RoL_Vmar_1.0, whole genome shotgun sequence DNA region contains:
- the tjp2a gene encoding tight junction protein ZO-2a isoform X4, with protein sequence MKFKKFITIMQAAMGIVPLNKRELLPPGRKLWRPPGDQPGSDQTAAALFKSNRKFCWSREAHYLYLRRLSSRSFSAIMMNPVMEETVWEQYTVTLQRDPKMGFGIAVSGGRDNPNEDSGETSIVVSDVLQGGPADGLLFENDRVVQVNAIPMDGVIHSFAVQTLRKCGKVAKITVKRPRKVPVNVLNRPGSPDDRVFNNDYTEDYNYDQDRRSVYSNRQDHSLEREQGGYMDSGYQTRERDYDRNYDRREQGRSAERDRSPEQPYRRDGSRGRALDRERSPDRHHRSDHTLNRDYSPDRRYRSERTLDREHSPDRRYRSERALDRDYSPDRRYRSDRALDRANSPDRRYRRDSHSPGRNHGRNHSFERGRERIPSDPKKYDEPLKRGGSRDRLERSPSPAAMPIPMPRPARELEPLEKPLNVLLLKNRPNEEYGLRLGSQLFIKEMTSTGLASRDGHLQEGDIILKINGTATENLSLSDAGKLIEKSRGKLQLVVQRDRQQVLIRVPPMVDSDSELDDISEIESYRSYSPQDERRGHHSDLSSHSSNERLREKPREEPSNRLAKMGAMPTPFKGLERAVEDTPPLPPEREESRPQTPPTIAVGPKVHAPPKVPLKPNKEDQEVYGPNTLMVRFQKGDSVGMRLAGGNDVGIFIAGVQEDSAAEQEGLRIGDQLVKVNNVDFRGMVREDAVLYLLEIPKGEDVTILAQSKPEVYKDILESGRGDSFFIRTHFEYEKEAPQSLPFTRGEIFKVTDTLYDGKLGNWLAVRTNKENQLLEKGIIPNKSRAEQMSNVQNAARAASGNDRGDFWRLRGQRAAKKKDLRKSREDLSAAPVATRFSAYERVVLREAGFKRPVVIFGPISDAVNEKLASDMPNEFVIAKTEPKDAGSEKSSGVVRLNTIRQIIEQNTHALLDVTPKAVDTLNYTQWYPIVIFLNPDSKQGLKTMRNRLLPGSTRSARKLYEQAIKLRKTCSHLFTDTIDLNSANDAWYGSVKDSIREQQDRAVWVCEGKLDGSEEDLDLHDDRMSYLSAMSADYLSMDSRLTSDYDDTADEGGAYTDNELDEPMDEPQPVSAISRSSEPVLPDEVRAQTRTDSSRSYDSHSSSTISSDAAGGNKPLPPPVALKPTVARLNQMSDDQTSEMKEDPANKSFLGKIKAFEKMDHLARAQRILELQEAENARLEIAQKHPDIYAIPVKLPKPNLNRPQPIGSSSNPEPQTPSRQQYSESRTHEDDEAEYRRQLADNTKRGYYNPQKYKDTEL encoded by the exons GATCCAAAGATGGGTTTTGGCATTGCTGTATCAGGAGGGCGAGACAACCCCAATGAGGACAGTGGCGAGACGTCCATTGTGGTGTCTGATGTTCTGCAGGGAGGACCAGCCGATGGCTTGTTGTT TGAGAATGACAGAGTGGTGCAGGTGAACGCCATTCCCATGGATGGGGTCATCCATTCCTTCGCCGTTCAAACCCTCAGAAAGTGTGGAAAAGTTGCAAAAATC ACCGTCAAGAGACCAAGAAAGGTTCCTGTAAATGTCCTGAATCGTCCCGGTTCACCCGATGATAGAGTTTTCAACAATGATTACACTGAAGATTACAACTACGACCAGGACCGTCGCAGTGTGTACAGTAACCGGCAGGACCACAGCCTGGAGAGGGAACAAGGCGGTTACATGGATTCTGGCTACCAAACCCGTGAGCGTGATTATGACAGAAACTATGACCGACGAGAACAGGGCAGGAGTGCAGAGAGAGACCGGAGCCCCGAGCAGCCATACAGGAGAGATGGTAGCAGAGGTCGCGCCTTGGACAGAGAACGTAGCCCTGATCGTCACCACAGGAGCGATCACACACTCAACCGTGACTATAGCCCAGACAGAAGATACCGTAGCGAGCGCACGTTAGACCGAGAACACAGTCCTGATCGGCGCTACCGCAGTGAGCGAGCACTCGACCGTGACTATAGTCCAGACCGACGCTATCGTAGTGACCGTGCGCTAGACCGCGCAAACAGCCCCGACCGGCGCTACAGACGGGACAGTCATAGCCCGGGACGCAACCATGGACGTAACCACAGTTTTGAGCGAGGACGGGAACGAATTCCTAGTGACCCGAAGAAATATGATGAGCCTCTTAAAAGAGGTGGTAGCAGAGACCGGCTAGAGCGTTCACCGTCACCTGCGGCCATGCCCATCCCTATGCCACGTCCTGCTCGAGAATTGGAGCCACTGGAGAAACCTCTGAATGTTCTACTGCTGAAAAATCGGCCTAACGAAG AGTATGGCCTTCGACTGGGCAGTCAGCTTTTTATCAAAGAGATGACCAGCACAGGGCTTGCCAGCAGAGATGGGCACCTACAAGAAGGAGACATAATTCTGAAG ATCAATGGAACAGCGACTGAAAACCTGTCTCTCAGCGACGCAGGGAAGCTGATCGAGAAGTCTCGCGGGAAACTGCAGCTGGTGGTCCAGAGAGATAGGCAGCAAGTGCTGATCCGAGTCCCCCCGATGGTCGACAGCGACTCAGAGCTTGATG ATATTTCTGAGATCGAGTCCTATCGTTCCTACTCTCCACAAGATGAAAGACGAGGCCATCATTCAGACCTATCTTCACACTCCTCCAATGAGCGGCTCCGAGAGAAGCCAAG AGAGGAGCCATCCAATCGGCTGGCTAAGATGGGTGCTATGCCAACACCATTCAAAGGTCTTGAGCGAGCTGTGGAAGACACACCCCCATTGCCTCCTGAGAGGGAGGAGTCGCGACCACAAACGCCAccaa CAATCGCAGTTGGCCCAAAAGTTCACGCTCCTCCTAAAGTACCGCTAAAGCCAAAcaaagaagaccaggaagtgtACGG ACCGAACACACTGATGGTCCGTTTTCAGAAAGGTGACAGTGTTGGTATGAGGCTTGCAGGAGGGAATGATGTTGGCATCTTTATTGCGGGAGTTCAGGAAGATAGTGCAGCTGAACAGGAAGGTCTTCGTATTGGCGATCAGCTTGTGAAG GTGAACAATGTGGACTTTAGGGGCATGGTCCGTGAAGATGCAGTCCTTTATCTCCTGGAGATTCCCAAGGGAGAAGACGTGACCATTCTCGCACAGAGCAAGCCAGAAG TTTACAAAGACATTTTAGAATCTGGCAGAGGCGACTCCTTCTTTATCAGGACCCATTTTGAGTATGAGAAAGAGGCTCCTCAGAGCCTTCCTTTCACCCGAGGAGAGATTTTCAAAGTTACTGACACACTCTATGACGGCAAGCTGGGCAACTGGTTAGCAGTCCGTACAAACAAAGAAAACCAGTTGCTGGAGAAGGGCATCATTCCTAATAAAAGCAG AGCAGAGCAAATGTCTAACGTCCAGAATGCTGCACGAGCTGCATCAGGTAACGACAGAGGAGACTTCTGGAGGCTTCGAGGTCAAAGAGCGGCTAAGAAAAAAGATCTTCGCAAGAGTCGAGAGGATCTGAGTGCAGCACCAGTTGCTACACGATTCTCAGCCTATGAGAGAGTTGTCCTGCGTGAAG CTGGCTTCAAGAGACCTGTGGTCATATTTGGGCCCATTTCTGATGCTGTGAATGAAAAACTGGCCAGTGACATGCCAAATGAGTTTGTCATTGCTA AAACGGAGCCGAAGGATGCAGGAAGTGAGAAATCATCCGGAGTTGTAAGACTGAACACAATTCGACAAATTATTGAACAG AATACTCACGCACTGCTGGATGTGACTCCCAAAGCCGTTGACACCTTGAATTACACCCAGTGGTATCCTATCGTCATTTTCCTGAATCCAGACAGCAAGCAGGGACTCAAGACCATGAGGAATCGCCTCTTGCCTGGATCCACCCGCAGTGCACGCAAACTATATGAGCAGGCCATTAAGCTGAGAAAGACATGCTCACACCTTTTCACTG ATACAATCGATCTCAACTCAGCCAATGATGCATGGTACGGCAGTGTGAAAGATTCCATTCGGGAACAGCAGGACAGAGCTGTGTGGGTGTGTGAAGGCAAG TTGGATGGTTCAGAGGAGGATCTAGATCTCCATGACGACCGAATGTCCTACTTGTCAGCGATGAGCGCCGACTACCTAAGCATGGACAGCCGTCTGACCAGCGACTACGACGACACCGCCGATGAGGGCGGGGCTTACACCGACAACGAGCTGGACGAGCCAATGGATGAGCCACAGCCTGTGTCAGCCATCAGTCGCTCGTCAGAACCCGTGCTGCCTGACGAG GTGCGTGCTCAGACCCGGACTGACTCATCACGCAGCTATGACTCGCACTCCAGCAGCACCATCAGCAGCGATGCAGCGGGCGGGAACAAGCCGCTGCCCCCTCCGGTGGCCCTGAAGCCCACCGTGGCCCGCCTCAACCAGATGTCAGACGATCAGACCTCGGAGATGAAGGAGGACCCTGCCAACAAATCCTTCCTGGGCAAG ATTAAAGCCTTTGAGAAGATGGACCACCTGGCCCGAGCTCAGAGGATCCTCGAACTGCAGGAGGCAGAAAATGCTCGG TTGGAAATCGCCCAGAAGCACCCGGACATCTATGCAATCCCAGTCAAATTACCCAAACCCAATCTCAACCGTCCTCAGCCAATCGG TTCCAGCTCCAATCCGGAGCCACAGACTCCATCCAGGCAGCAGTACTCGGAGAGCAGAACTCACGAAGACGACGAGGCCGAGTACCGCAGGCAGCTGGCCGACAACACCAAGAGGGGCTACTACAACCCCCAGAAATACAAGGACACTGAGTTGTAG
- the tjp2a gene encoding tight junction protein ZO-2a isoform X3: MKFKKFITIMQAAMGIVPLNKRELLPPGRKLWRPPGDQPGSDQTAAALFKSNRKFCWSREAHYLYLRRLSSRSFSAIMMNPVMEETVWEQYTVTLQRDPKMGFGIAVSGGRDNPNEDSGETSIVVSDVLQGGPADGLLFENDRVVQVNAIPMDGVIHSFAVQTLRKCGKVAKITVKRPRKVPVNVLNRPGSPDDRVFNNDYTEDYNYDQDRRSVYSNRQDHSLEREQGGYMDSGYQTRERDYDRNYDRREQGRSAERDRSPEQPYRRDGSRGRALDRERSPDRHHRSDHTLNRDYSPDRRYRSERTLDREHSPDRRYRSERALDRDYSPDRRYRSDRALDRANSPDRRYRRDSHSPGRNHGRNHSFERGRERIPSDPKKYDEPLKRGGSRDRLERSPSPAAMPIPMPRPARELEPLEKPLNVLLLKNRPNEEYGLRLGSQLFIKEMTSTGLASRDGHLQEGDIILKINGTATENLSLSDAGKLIEKSRGKLQLVVQRDRQQVLIRVPPMVDSDSELDDISEIESYRSYSPQDERRGHHSDLSSHSSNERLREKPREEPSNRLAKMGAMPTPFKGLERAVEDTPPLPPEREESRPQTPPTIAVGPKVHAPPKVPLKPNKEDQEVYGPNTLMVRFQKGDSVGMRLAGGNDVGIFIAGVQEDSAAEQEGLRIGDQLVKVNNVDFRGMVREDAVLYLLEIPKGEDVTILAQSKPEVYKDILESGRGDSFFIRTHFEYEKEAPQSLPFTRGEIFKVTDTLYDGKLGNWLAVRTNKENQLLEKGIIPNKSRAEQMSNVQNAARAASGNDRGDFWRLRGQRAAKKKDLRKSREDLSAAPVATRFSAYERVVLREAGFKRPVVIFGPISDAVNEKLASDMPNEFVIAKTEPKDAGSEKSSGVVRLNTIRQIIEQNTHALLDVTPKAVDTLNYTQWYPIVIFLNPDSKQGLKTMRNRLLPGSTRSARKLYEQAIKLRKTCSHLFTDTIDLNSANDAWYGSVKDSIREQQDRAVWVCEGKLDGSEEDLDLHDDRMSYLSAMSADYLSMDSRLTSDYDDTADEGGAYTDNELDEPMDEPQPVSAISRSSEPVLPDEVRAQTRTDSSRSYDSHSSSTISSDAAGGNKPLPPPVALKPTVARLNQMSDDQTSEMKEDPANKSFLGKQMGDQIKAFEKMDHLARAQRILELQEAENARLEIAQKHPDIYAIPVKLPKPNLNRPQPIGSSSNPEPQTPSRQQYSESRTHEDDEAEYRRQLADNTKRGYYNPQKYKDTEL, from the exons GATCCAAAGATGGGTTTTGGCATTGCTGTATCAGGAGGGCGAGACAACCCCAATGAGGACAGTGGCGAGACGTCCATTGTGGTGTCTGATGTTCTGCAGGGAGGACCAGCCGATGGCTTGTTGTT TGAGAATGACAGAGTGGTGCAGGTGAACGCCATTCCCATGGATGGGGTCATCCATTCCTTCGCCGTTCAAACCCTCAGAAAGTGTGGAAAAGTTGCAAAAATC ACCGTCAAGAGACCAAGAAAGGTTCCTGTAAATGTCCTGAATCGTCCCGGTTCACCCGATGATAGAGTTTTCAACAATGATTACACTGAAGATTACAACTACGACCAGGACCGTCGCAGTGTGTACAGTAACCGGCAGGACCACAGCCTGGAGAGGGAACAAGGCGGTTACATGGATTCTGGCTACCAAACCCGTGAGCGTGATTATGACAGAAACTATGACCGACGAGAACAGGGCAGGAGTGCAGAGAGAGACCGGAGCCCCGAGCAGCCATACAGGAGAGATGGTAGCAGAGGTCGCGCCTTGGACAGAGAACGTAGCCCTGATCGTCACCACAGGAGCGATCACACACTCAACCGTGACTATAGCCCAGACAGAAGATACCGTAGCGAGCGCACGTTAGACCGAGAACACAGTCCTGATCGGCGCTACCGCAGTGAGCGAGCACTCGACCGTGACTATAGTCCAGACCGACGCTATCGTAGTGACCGTGCGCTAGACCGCGCAAACAGCCCCGACCGGCGCTACAGACGGGACAGTCATAGCCCGGGACGCAACCATGGACGTAACCACAGTTTTGAGCGAGGACGGGAACGAATTCCTAGTGACCCGAAGAAATATGATGAGCCTCTTAAAAGAGGTGGTAGCAGAGACCGGCTAGAGCGTTCACCGTCACCTGCGGCCATGCCCATCCCTATGCCACGTCCTGCTCGAGAATTGGAGCCACTGGAGAAACCTCTGAATGTTCTACTGCTGAAAAATCGGCCTAACGAAG AGTATGGCCTTCGACTGGGCAGTCAGCTTTTTATCAAAGAGATGACCAGCACAGGGCTTGCCAGCAGAGATGGGCACCTACAAGAAGGAGACATAATTCTGAAG ATCAATGGAACAGCGACTGAAAACCTGTCTCTCAGCGACGCAGGGAAGCTGATCGAGAAGTCTCGCGGGAAACTGCAGCTGGTGGTCCAGAGAGATAGGCAGCAAGTGCTGATCCGAGTCCCCCCGATGGTCGACAGCGACTCAGAGCTTGATG ATATTTCTGAGATCGAGTCCTATCGTTCCTACTCTCCACAAGATGAAAGACGAGGCCATCATTCAGACCTATCTTCACACTCCTCCAATGAGCGGCTCCGAGAGAAGCCAAG AGAGGAGCCATCCAATCGGCTGGCTAAGATGGGTGCTATGCCAACACCATTCAAAGGTCTTGAGCGAGCTGTGGAAGACACACCCCCATTGCCTCCTGAGAGGGAGGAGTCGCGACCACAAACGCCAccaa CAATCGCAGTTGGCCCAAAAGTTCACGCTCCTCCTAAAGTACCGCTAAAGCCAAAcaaagaagaccaggaagtgtACGG ACCGAACACACTGATGGTCCGTTTTCAGAAAGGTGACAGTGTTGGTATGAGGCTTGCAGGAGGGAATGATGTTGGCATCTTTATTGCGGGAGTTCAGGAAGATAGTGCAGCTGAACAGGAAGGTCTTCGTATTGGCGATCAGCTTGTGAAG GTGAACAATGTGGACTTTAGGGGCATGGTCCGTGAAGATGCAGTCCTTTATCTCCTGGAGATTCCCAAGGGAGAAGACGTGACCATTCTCGCACAGAGCAAGCCAGAAG TTTACAAAGACATTTTAGAATCTGGCAGAGGCGACTCCTTCTTTATCAGGACCCATTTTGAGTATGAGAAAGAGGCTCCTCAGAGCCTTCCTTTCACCCGAGGAGAGATTTTCAAAGTTACTGACACACTCTATGACGGCAAGCTGGGCAACTGGTTAGCAGTCCGTACAAACAAAGAAAACCAGTTGCTGGAGAAGGGCATCATTCCTAATAAAAGCAG AGCAGAGCAAATGTCTAACGTCCAGAATGCTGCACGAGCTGCATCAGGTAACGACAGAGGAGACTTCTGGAGGCTTCGAGGTCAAAGAGCGGCTAAGAAAAAAGATCTTCGCAAGAGTCGAGAGGATCTGAGTGCAGCACCAGTTGCTACACGATTCTCAGCCTATGAGAGAGTTGTCCTGCGTGAAG CTGGCTTCAAGAGACCTGTGGTCATATTTGGGCCCATTTCTGATGCTGTGAATGAAAAACTGGCCAGTGACATGCCAAATGAGTTTGTCATTGCTA AAACGGAGCCGAAGGATGCAGGAAGTGAGAAATCATCCGGAGTTGTAAGACTGAACACAATTCGACAAATTATTGAACAG AATACTCACGCACTGCTGGATGTGACTCCCAAAGCCGTTGACACCTTGAATTACACCCAGTGGTATCCTATCGTCATTTTCCTGAATCCAGACAGCAAGCAGGGACTCAAGACCATGAGGAATCGCCTCTTGCCTGGATCCACCCGCAGTGCACGCAAACTATATGAGCAGGCCATTAAGCTGAGAAAGACATGCTCACACCTTTTCACTG ATACAATCGATCTCAACTCAGCCAATGATGCATGGTACGGCAGTGTGAAAGATTCCATTCGGGAACAGCAGGACAGAGCTGTGTGGGTGTGTGAAGGCAAG TTGGATGGTTCAGAGGAGGATCTAGATCTCCATGACGACCGAATGTCCTACTTGTCAGCGATGAGCGCCGACTACCTAAGCATGGACAGCCGTCTGACCAGCGACTACGACGACACCGCCGATGAGGGCGGGGCTTACACCGACAACGAGCTGGACGAGCCAATGGATGAGCCACAGCCTGTGTCAGCCATCAGTCGCTCGTCAGAACCCGTGCTGCCTGACGAG GTGCGTGCTCAGACCCGGACTGACTCATCACGCAGCTATGACTCGCACTCCAGCAGCACCATCAGCAGCGATGCAGCGGGCGGGAACAAGCCGCTGCCCCCTCCGGTGGCCCTGAAGCCCACCGTGGCCCGCCTCAACCAGATGTCAGACGATCAGACCTCGGAGATGAAGGAGGACCCTGCCAACAAATCCTTCCTGGGCAAG CAAATGGGGGATCAG ATTAAAGCCTTTGAGAAGATGGACCACCTGGCCCGAGCTCAGAGGATCCTCGAACTGCAGGAGGCAGAAAATGCTCGG TTGGAAATCGCCCAGAAGCACCCGGACATCTATGCAATCCCAGTCAAATTACCCAAACCCAATCTCAACCGTCCTCAGCCAATCGG TTCCAGCTCCAATCCGGAGCCACAGACTCCATCCAGGCAGCAGTACTCGGAGAGCAGAACTCACGAAGACGACGAGGCCGAGTACCGCAGGCAGCTGGCCGACAACACCAAGAGGGGCTACTACAACCCCCAGAAATACAAGGACACTGAGTTGTAG
- the tjp2a gene encoding tight junction protein ZO-2a isoform X1 — protein MKFKKFITIMQAAMGIVPLNKRELLPPGRKLWRPPGDQPGSDQTAAALFKSNRKFCWSREAHYLYLRRLSSRSFSAIMMNPVMEETVWEQYTVTLQRDPKMGFGIAVSGGRDNPNEDSGETSIVVSDVLQGGPADGLLFENDRVVQVNAIPMDGVIHSFAVQTLRKCGKVAKITVKRPRKVPVNVLNRPGSPDDRVFNNDYTEDYNYDQDRRSVYSNRQDHSLEREQGGYMDSGYQTRERDYDRNYDRREQGRSAERDRSPEQPYRRDGSRGRALDRERSPDRHHRSDHTLNRDYSPDRRYRSERTLDREHSPDRRYRSERALDRDYSPDRRYRSDRALDRANSPDRRYRRDSHSPGRNHGRNHSFERGRERIPSDPKKYDEPLKRGGSRDRLERSPSPAAMPIPMPRPARELEPLEKPLNVLLLKNRPNEEYGLRLGSQLFIKEMTSTGLASRDGHLQEGDIILKINGTATENLSLSDAGKLIEKSRGKLQLVVQRDRQQVLIRVPPMVDSDSELDDISEIESYRSYSPQDERRGHHSDLSSHSSNERLREKPREEPSNRLAKMGAMPTPFKGLERAVEDTPPLPPEREESRPQTPPTIAVGPKVHAPPKVPLKPNKEDQEVYGPNTLMVRFQKGDSVGMRLAGGNDVGIFIAGVQEDSAAEQEGLRIGDQLVKVNNVDFRGMVREDAVLYLLEIPKGEDVTILAQSKPEVYKDILESGRGDSFFIRTHFEYEKEAPQSLPFTRGEIFKVTDTLYDGKLGNWLAVRTNKENQLLEKGIIPNKSRAEQMSNVQNAARAASGNDRGDFWRLRGQRAAKKKDLRKSREDLSAAPVATRFSAYERVVLREAGFKRPVVIFGPISDAVNEKLASDMPNEFVIAKTEPKDAGSEKSSGVVRLNTIRQIIEQNTHALLDVTPKAVDTLNYTQWYPIVIFLNPDSKQGLKTMRNRLLPGSTRSARKLYEQAIKLRKTCSHLFTDTIDLNSANDAWYGSVKDSIREQQDRAVWVCEGKLDGSEEDLDLHDDRMSYLSAMSADYLSMDSRLTSDYDDTADEGGAYTDNELDEPMDEPQPVSAISRSSEPVLPDEKPHPEPRNRMRRSGSRERLNREPSPPPAFVPEPPKVRAQTRTDSSRSYDSHSSSTISSDAAGGNKPLPPPVALKPTVARLNQMSDDQTSEMKEDPANKSFLGKQMGDQIKAFEKMDHLARAQRILELQEAENARLEIAQKHPDIYAIPVKLPKPNLNRPQPIGSSSNPEPQTPSRQQYSESRTHEDDEAEYRRQLADNTKRGYYNPQKYKDTEL, from the exons GATCCAAAGATGGGTTTTGGCATTGCTGTATCAGGAGGGCGAGACAACCCCAATGAGGACAGTGGCGAGACGTCCATTGTGGTGTCTGATGTTCTGCAGGGAGGACCAGCCGATGGCTTGTTGTT TGAGAATGACAGAGTGGTGCAGGTGAACGCCATTCCCATGGATGGGGTCATCCATTCCTTCGCCGTTCAAACCCTCAGAAAGTGTGGAAAAGTTGCAAAAATC ACCGTCAAGAGACCAAGAAAGGTTCCTGTAAATGTCCTGAATCGTCCCGGTTCACCCGATGATAGAGTTTTCAACAATGATTACACTGAAGATTACAACTACGACCAGGACCGTCGCAGTGTGTACAGTAACCGGCAGGACCACAGCCTGGAGAGGGAACAAGGCGGTTACATGGATTCTGGCTACCAAACCCGTGAGCGTGATTATGACAGAAACTATGACCGACGAGAACAGGGCAGGAGTGCAGAGAGAGACCGGAGCCCCGAGCAGCCATACAGGAGAGATGGTAGCAGAGGTCGCGCCTTGGACAGAGAACGTAGCCCTGATCGTCACCACAGGAGCGATCACACACTCAACCGTGACTATAGCCCAGACAGAAGATACCGTAGCGAGCGCACGTTAGACCGAGAACACAGTCCTGATCGGCGCTACCGCAGTGAGCGAGCACTCGACCGTGACTATAGTCCAGACCGACGCTATCGTAGTGACCGTGCGCTAGACCGCGCAAACAGCCCCGACCGGCGCTACAGACGGGACAGTCATAGCCCGGGACGCAACCATGGACGTAACCACAGTTTTGAGCGAGGACGGGAACGAATTCCTAGTGACCCGAAGAAATATGATGAGCCTCTTAAAAGAGGTGGTAGCAGAGACCGGCTAGAGCGTTCACCGTCACCTGCGGCCATGCCCATCCCTATGCCACGTCCTGCTCGAGAATTGGAGCCACTGGAGAAACCTCTGAATGTTCTACTGCTGAAAAATCGGCCTAACGAAG AGTATGGCCTTCGACTGGGCAGTCAGCTTTTTATCAAAGAGATGACCAGCACAGGGCTTGCCAGCAGAGATGGGCACCTACAAGAAGGAGACATAATTCTGAAG ATCAATGGAACAGCGACTGAAAACCTGTCTCTCAGCGACGCAGGGAAGCTGATCGAGAAGTCTCGCGGGAAACTGCAGCTGGTGGTCCAGAGAGATAGGCAGCAAGTGCTGATCCGAGTCCCCCCGATGGTCGACAGCGACTCAGAGCTTGATG ATATTTCTGAGATCGAGTCCTATCGTTCCTACTCTCCACAAGATGAAAGACGAGGCCATCATTCAGACCTATCTTCACACTCCTCCAATGAGCGGCTCCGAGAGAAGCCAAG AGAGGAGCCATCCAATCGGCTGGCTAAGATGGGTGCTATGCCAACACCATTCAAAGGTCTTGAGCGAGCTGTGGAAGACACACCCCCATTGCCTCCTGAGAGGGAGGAGTCGCGACCACAAACGCCAccaa CAATCGCAGTTGGCCCAAAAGTTCACGCTCCTCCTAAAGTACCGCTAAAGCCAAAcaaagaagaccaggaagtgtACGG ACCGAACACACTGATGGTCCGTTTTCAGAAAGGTGACAGTGTTGGTATGAGGCTTGCAGGAGGGAATGATGTTGGCATCTTTATTGCGGGAGTTCAGGAAGATAGTGCAGCTGAACAGGAAGGTCTTCGTATTGGCGATCAGCTTGTGAAG GTGAACAATGTGGACTTTAGGGGCATGGTCCGTGAAGATGCAGTCCTTTATCTCCTGGAGATTCCCAAGGGAGAAGACGTGACCATTCTCGCACAGAGCAAGCCAGAAG TTTACAAAGACATTTTAGAATCTGGCAGAGGCGACTCCTTCTTTATCAGGACCCATTTTGAGTATGAGAAAGAGGCTCCTCAGAGCCTTCCTTTCACCCGAGGAGAGATTTTCAAAGTTACTGACACACTCTATGACGGCAAGCTGGGCAACTGGTTAGCAGTCCGTACAAACAAAGAAAACCAGTTGCTGGAGAAGGGCATCATTCCTAATAAAAGCAG AGCAGAGCAAATGTCTAACGTCCAGAATGCTGCACGAGCTGCATCAGGTAACGACAGAGGAGACTTCTGGAGGCTTCGAGGTCAAAGAGCGGCTAAGAAAAAAGATCTTCGCAAGAGTCGAGAGGATCTGAGTGCAGCACCAGTTGCTACACGATTCTCAGCCTATGAGAGAGTTGTCCTGCGTGAAG CTGGCTTCAAGAGACCTGTGGTCATATTTGGGCCCATTTCTGATGCTGTGAATGAAAAACTGGCCAGTGACATGCCAAATGAGTTTGTCATTGCTA AAACGGAGCCGAAGGATGCAGGAAGTGAGAAATCATCCGGAGTTGTAAGACTGAACACAATTCGACAAATTATTGAACAG AATACTCACGCACTGCTGGATGTGACTCCCAAAGCCGTTGACACCTTGAATTACACCCAGTGGTATCCTATCGTCATTTTCCTGAATCCAGACAGCAAGCAGGGACTCAAGACCATGAGGAATCGCCTCTTGCCTGGATCCACCCGCAGTGCACGCAAACTATATGAGCAGGCCATTAAGCTGAGAAAGACATGCTCACACCTTTTCACTG ATACAATCGATCTCAACTCAGCCAATGATGCATGGTACGGCAGTGTGAAAGATTCCATTCGGGAACAGCAGGACAGAGCTGTGTGGGTGTGTGAAGGCAAG TTGGATGGTTCAGAGGAGGATCTAGATCTCCATGACGACCGAATGTCCTACTTGTCAGCGATGAGCGCCGACTACCTAAGCATGGACAGCCGTCTGACCAGCGACTACGACGACACCGCCGATGAGGGCGGGGCTTACACCGACAACGAGCTGGACGAGCCAATGGATGAGCCACAGCCTGTGTCAGCCATCAGTCGCTCGTCAGAACCCGTGCTGCCTGACGAG AAGCCCCACCCTGAACCCCGGAATCGTATGAGAAGGTCAGGCAGCAGAGAGAGGCTAAATAGAGAGCCCAGTCCTCCCCCTGCTTTTGTCCCTGAACCTCCAAAG GTGCGTGCTCAGACCCGGACTGACTCATCACGCAGCTATGACTCGCACTCCAGCAGCACCATCAGCAGCGATGCAGCGGGCGGGAACAAGCCGCTGCCCCCTCCGGTGGCCCTGAAGCCCACCGTGGCCCGCCTCAACCAGATGTCAGACGATCAGACCTCGGAGATGAAGGAGGACCCTGCCAACAAATCCTTCCTGGGCAAG CAAATGGGGGATCAG ATTAAAGCCTTTGAGAAGATGGACCACCTGGCCCGAGCTCAGAGGATCCTCGAACTGCAGGAGGCAGAAAATGCTCGG TTGGAAATCGCCCAGAAGCACCCGGACATCTATGCAATCCCAGTCAAATTACCCAAACCCAATCTCAACCGTCCTCAGCCAATCGG TTCCAGCTCCAATCCGGAGCCACAGACTCCATCCAGGCAGCAGTACTCGGAGAGCAGAACTCACGAAGACGACGAGGCCGAGTACCGCAGGCAGCTGGCCGACAACACCAAGAGGGGCTACTACAACCCCCAGAAATACAAGGACACTGAGTTGTAG